From one Culex quinquefasciatus strain JHB chromosome 3, VPISU_Cqui_1.0_pri_paternal, whole genome shotgun sequence genomic stretch:
- the LOC6044662 gene encoding syntaxin-8: MALINIDGDPWLSDLDACERLSNEIQSQLVARNREGQLSRQYSSISGQVRVRLKQFGSELEQLNKKLSYISSSLTSAEAERRQRLVEGLQSKLVQLQRQFSSVEASAERASLFASGSSRLFDDDDDDPALIRPESSYTVADLRAQQTRILEDQNEGLDALSKVISRQKELASRIGGEVDRHNDILDDLATTMETTDARLDRETRQIGVVTVQDSTWGYWTIIGILAAAIIIVAILP; the protein is encoded by the exons ATGGCGCTAATTAACATCGACGGTGATCCCTG GCTAAGTGATTTAGATGCATGCGAGCGCCTGAGCAACGAAATTCAGTCCCAGCTGGTGGCCCGCAACCGGGAAGGGCAACTGTCGCGCCAATATTCGTCCATTTCCGGACAGGTGCGCGTACGGTTGAAGCAGTTCGGATCGGAACTAGAACAGCTTAACAAAAAGCTAAGCTACATCTCCAGCTCGTTGACCTCGGCCGAGGCAGAACGACGCCAGAGGCTGGTTGAGGGTTTGCAGTCAAAACTGGTCCAACTGCAGCGGCAGTTTAGTTCCGTTGAGGCATCGGCTGAGAGGGCCAGTCTGTTTGCTTCCGGAAGTTCGCGCCtgttcgacgacgacgacgatgatccgGCACTTATTAGGCCGGAATCGAGCTACACGGTGGCCGATTTGCGCGCTCAACAGACACGCATCCTGGAGGATCAGAACGAAGGGTTGGATGCACTTTCGAAGGTGATTTCCCGGCAGAAGGAATTGGCCTCGAGGATTGGCGGAGAAGTCGATCGACATAATG ATATTCTGGATGATCTGGCCACCACAATGGAAACAACGGATGCCCGCCTCGATCGAGAAACACGCCAGATTGGGGTTGTTACGGTCCAAGATTCGACCTGGGGCTACTGGACTATTATTGGCATTTTGGCTGCTGCCATCATAATTGTGGCAATCCTTCCCTAG